A window from Candidatus Lokiarchaeota archaeon encodes these proteins:
- a CDS encoding nitroreductase family protein yields the protein MSDNEAIELLKSRSSVRNFSDEDIPKEILNEILKAGLQSPSAGNRQPWRIIVVKGNTKKRKLAEAAYGQRFVSQAPVTLVICAVPSESAQRYGQRGRELYSIQDTAALTYGVLLAAHFKGYAGCWVGAFDENTVSEVLDLSQEFRPVSIIPLGKGTPQTKTGRKPLSEVVIEVD from the coding sequence ATGAGTGATAACGAGGCCATTGAGCTGCTGAAGTCACGATCTTCAGTGAGAAACTTCTCTGATGAAGACATACCAAAGGAGATTCTCAACGAGATTCTTAAAGCCGGTCTACAATCCCCTTCGGCAGGTAATAGGCAACCATGGAGAATTATTGTTGTAAAGGGCAATACGAAGAAGAGAAAACTGGCAGAAGCAGCCTATGGACAGCGCTTTGTTAGCCAAGCTCCTGTAACCTTAGTAATATGTGCCGTACCCTCAGAATCAGCTCAAAGATATGGGCAACGCGGTAGAGAGTTGTATTCGATTCAAGATACGGCTGCTCTCACATATGGTGTTTTGCTCGCCGCGCACTTCAAAGGATATGCCGGATGCTGGGTAGGTGCATTCGACGAGAACACGGTTTCTGAAGTTCTTGATCTATCTCAGGAGTTCAGGCCCGTTTCGATTATTCCACTTGGCAAAGGGACTCCACAAACCAAAACAGGTAGAAAACCGCTTTCCGAAGTCGTGATTGAAGTCGATTAG
- a CDS encoding D-glycerate dehydrogenase gives MVFVTREIPDAGLERIKKEFVTDVWKPDHPPTKKEIIEKAQGCHGLVTLLSDPIDSAVLNELDELSIIVQYAVGYDNIDVKTATSKGIMVTNTPGVLTDATADFTWALIMAAARRVVEADAYVRERKWKVAWGPKMLLGKDITGATLGIIGLGRIGTAVARRAKGFSMDVLFHTRSETERTETIRQELDTQKVELDMILEKSDIISLHVPLTSETKGMIGKREFAMMKEGAILINTSRGEVVDEAALFNALKNRHLFAAGLDVFHNEPIKHDNPLLQLNNVVLAPHVGSATLATRSKMAEICAENLSKGLKGEKPPNLVNPEVL, from the coding sequence ATGGTATTTGTTACACGAGAGATTCCGGACGCAGGGCTAGAACGCATCAAAAAAGAATTCGTAACAGATGTATGGAAACCAGATCACCCCCCAACGAAGAAGGAGATTATCGAAAAGGCACAGGGATGTCATGGTTTGGTTACGCTATTGTCAGATCCAATAGATTCCGCAGTACTGAATGAACTCGATGAGTTGTCAATCATAGTGCAATATGCCGTAGGATATGACAACATAGATGTGAAAACAGCTACTAGCAAAGGAATCATGGTTACAAATACACCAGGGGTTCTTACCGATGCAACTGCAGATTTTACCTGGGCACTCATTATGGCAGCAGCCAGGAGAGTTGTCGAAGCTGATGCATATGTCAGAGAAAGAAAATGGAAAGTTGCATGGGGACCCAAGATGCTTCTCGGAAAGGACATTACAGGTGCTACCCTTGGCATCATCGGACTTGGCAGGATTGGAACTGCTGTAGCACGAAGAGCAAAAGGATTCTCTATGGATGTACTATTTCATACCAGATCAGAAACGGAACGTACAGAGACTATCAGACAAGAACTTGATACACAAAAAGTAGAACTAGATATGATTCTAGAGAAGTCTGATATCATATCTCTGCATGTTCCATTGACCTCTGAAACGAAAGGAATGATAGGCAAAAGGGAATTTGCCATGATGAAGGAGGGGGCAATTCTGATTAACACTTCAAGGGGGGAGGTAGTCGATGAAGCGGCTCTCTTCAATGCCTTGAAGAATAGACATCTCTTCGCAGCTGGACTAGATGTTTTTCACAACGAACCTATTAAACACGACAATCCTCTACTCCAGCTCAATAACGTTGTTCTAGCCCCACATGTAGGAAGTGCAACACTTGCTACAAGATCGAAAATGGCAGAGATATGTGCGGAGAATTTGAGCAAGGGATTAAAGGGGGAAAAACCTCCTAATCTAGTGAACCCAGAGGTGTTATGA
- a CDS encoding S8 family serine peptidase, translating into MKKKNIALVLFLVAAMSISMFYAPSAPAAQTEVNTPPEFSPEEVDEINDFYDVVNQPNFRPEVDPLLASWRETQELDSRVVEFNGKPSVLIFGTPAMDMDSIEEIAEVSWSADLRVFSVVKAYLPTTAALSHLVKIDGVTTVKADEAAMSLGNDLQKNLVKSEAPPAEVSPDMFEIREVVGATGTTASGFTGDGVVVGHLDTGADFGQPDLQDAYHEDSYDPTGYGLTLSNYHANSTNVANVTEWLAGGNLLTYEKGGKYYLNVAGWDPVVNNNGGGRHLMGLLPPYGNGYPYGSVVGFIGLYEWAYGLEGQGISEFIANEIWKDWEIPDPANVQGNYSFGWVFQQRQSPYTKAFAPTLVFNSTADDNYHLVVDWEGAEGWTAMWNGAIYYESLNLDTYADRAQIKALFDWSFVDDFEEETYHEGNLIVATDYTGDGIDDFSLGSLCWTLDPGFFADEPMFKYFRSDGDAFALYFDAGTHGTATAGHVAAQGTYEYYNTDNGTSFTMTGIAPDAKVLSVKAITSASEFGSYLWSCGFDYNATTGKFYYSGHHQADLVTNSWGWITEPFSEFDYLSMSWTILSVPDYLATGYPGVLHVFSAGNEGSGFMTGGPPGCSAGVLSVGASTTSHWLDYLYGPDQDLQGIASFTSKGPATSGYNKPDVVAPGLAGYSIMPWYGQYFYPYFYWGPYWSGTVPDYTLFSGTSQAAPVAAGVTALVIEALGDNTPGLVKTIIQSTADDMGYDPATQGFGQINAEAACDFVVNNAGWHTWNYDSFNNLAAILDGPWYKWGVLPQSYYGGVTVDNENETHPRDMPDGGLYFGQLMPGESATIGMNLYDDLGTMVTSPAVSTQGKYMREAGTFTFTNETFVYMDTVVDGEMMYGYYNLRDQLGDTDYNTVMSSSYMTVSVAFDGTEVAGAEPWMFLYDWYDHNNDGMPNLFNASYANVTELTRVTSASDPSNTNMMPAAVPTGTLGDTTDGNATLVIHDPVFDADPTAAGHNFTCSVTYWEEVNTGMITAVDDTTDTNTFNVTLTAPADAEPGIHQGYFEIDGGALRVPWSYMVVKNITAAEGDVNVITDGWGAELEPYDQAMYGCMGSDPDDWDFRTYAIHNPNENATHLGFRTVWGATGNAMHMSVYDSNGTLLAENGAEFATSTAVIADISDYGEGMFYLMVHPTALNGTVYMPVNYTMHVMWYEELTTQDLQLTWTSNDQTTPQTLEDGDVATGDHVVVNATYPEFNLPNLPEYEVTSIMSEFLSGLYETRTGDLVIPTSGYDPFSGAIELDEFAWEIVDGIKEGDTVKITGDFTNGDCDFMVWQYGTDNSTWTYGNNLMADDMATGDVPEKGQFTADFTGAIAIGIFDYDGQPGQYEVTVDTLAGDSATNPAGAMVTYDTYYLVKNGTFQVRISATTGTNINLEVMNDGITFNNFFAPDITDVSVTGSGAEKLIEWTPYDLNAGDEHEFEVLVSADGGTTYQLLAKELTVTNYTWDSTGFEELDTYKIQVRVVDNDPSINRTIYELPGGNWPGLTGRGFSDTFSAGTVTVTEPTETTTTTTPPGPGPVPIDPLILGLVAGIGAGVVVVLILFLVKRR; encoded by the coding sequence ATGAAGAAAAAGAATATTGCTCTCGTTCTGTTTCTTGTCGCAGCCATGAGCATATCGATGTTTTATGCTCCATCGGCTCCCGCGGCACAGACCGAGGTCAACACTCCTCCCGAATTCTCGCCTGAAGAGGTTGACGAAATTAACGACTTCTACGATGTCGTTAATCAGCCTAACTTCAGGCCAGAAGTCGATCCTCTACTTGCGTCTTGGCGTGAAACCCAAGAGCTTGATAGTAGAGTGGTCGAATTTAATGGGAAACCGAGTGTTTTGATTTTCGGTACTCCCGCGATGGACATGGACAGTATTGAAGAGATCGCAGAGGTCAGCTGGAGTGCTGATCTGCGGGTATTCAGTGTTGTGAAGGCATACTTGCCTACTACCGCTGCACTGAGTCACCTTGTCAAAATCGATGGTGTTACAACCGTCAAGGCTGACGAGGCCGCCATGTCACTAGGTAACGATTTGCAAAAGAACCTAGTGAAGTCAGAGGCACCACCTGCAGAAGTCTCCCCTGACATGTTCGAAATCCGCGAAGTTGTGGGTGCAACTGGTACCACCGCTAGTGGTTTCACTGGTGATGGTGTTGTTGTAGGCCACTTGGACACTGGTGCGGACTTCGGTCAACCTGATCTGCAAGACGCGTATCATGAGGATTCATACGATCCGACTGGTTACGGTTTGACGTTGAGTAACTATCATGCAAACTCAACCAACGTTGCTAACGTAACCGAGTGGCTTGCTGGTGGTAACCTGCTTACCTACGAGAAGGGTGGCAAGTACTACCTGAATGTCGCTGGTTGGGACCCTGTTGTGAACAACAACGGCGGTGGCCGACACCTGATGGGGCTTCTACCTCCATATGGTAATGGCTATCCATACGGGTCCGTAGTTGGTTTCATTGGATTGTATGAGTGGGCATATGGCCTAGAAGGACAAGGCATTTCAGAATTCATTGCAAATGAAATCTGGAAGGACTGGGAGATTCCTGATCCTGCAAATGTGCAGGGCAACTACAGCTTTGGTTGGGTCTTCCAGCAGAGACAGAGTCCTTACACAAAGGCTTTCGCTCCGACCCTTGTATTCAATTCTACAGCTGATGACAACTATCATCTTGTCGTTGACTGGGAAGGTGCAGAAGGTTGGACAGCCATGTGGAACGGCGCCATATACTACGAGTCCCTGAACCTTGATACCTATGCAGACAGGGCTCAGATCAAAGCCCTATTTGACTGGAGTTTCGTCGATGACTTTGAAGAAGAGACCTACCATGAAGGCAATCTGATTGTTGCCACCGATTATACTGGTGACGGCATTGATGATTTCAGCCTAGGTTCTCTCTGTTGGACACTGGATCCCGGCTTCTTTGCCGACGAGCCCATGTTCAAGTACTTCAGGTCAGACGGTGACGCATTCGCGCTATACTTCGATGCTGGTACACACGGTACCGCAACAGCCGGACACGTGGCTGCTCAAGGTACTTATGAGTACTACAACACCGACAACGGTACATCCTTCACGATGACAGGTATCGCACCTGACGCGAAGGTATTGTCCGTCAAGGCGATTACTTCAGCATCTGAGTTCGGTTCATACTTGTGGTCCTGCGGCTTTGACTACAATGCTACAACTGGAAAGTTCTACTATTCTGGGCATCACCAGGCAGACTTGGTTACCAACTCTTGGGGTTGGATCACTGAACCATTCAGTGAATTCGACTATCTATCCATGAGCTGGACTATTCTATCTGTACCAGACTACCTTGCTACTGGTTACCCCGGCGTTCTTCACGTATTTTCTGCGGGTAACGAAGGCTCTGGTTTCATGACAGGTGGTCCACCAGGATGCTCAGCGGGCGTATTGTCAGTTGGTGCATCAACAACCAGTCACTGGCTTGACTATCTCTATGGTCCTGACCAGGACCTCCAAGGCATCGCGAGCTTTACAAGCAAAGGTCCGGCAACTTCTGGCTACAACAAGCCTGATGTCGTTGCACCTGGTCTTGCTGGGTACTCGATTATGCCATGGTACGGTCAGTACTTCTATCCGTACTTCTATTGGGGTCCATACTGGTCTGGCACTGTACCTGATTACACACTATTCAGTGGTACAAGTCAGGCGGCACCTGTTGCTGCTGGTGTAACTGCTCTCGTGATTGAGGCGCTAGGCGATAATACGCCTGGTTTAGTAAAGACAATCATTCAGAGCACTGCTGATGATATGGGTTACGATCCAGCTACTCAGGGCTTTGGTCAAATCAACGCTGAAGCTGCCTGCGATTTCGTTGTGAACAATGCAGGTTGGCACACATGGAATTACGACTCCTTCAACAACTTGGCCGCGATTCTTGATGGACCGTGGTACAAGTGGGGTGTACTACCTCAGAGCTATTATGGTGGAGTCACAGTTGACAATGAGAACGAAACCCATCCAAGAGACATGCCTGATGGTGGACTCTACTTTGGTCAGCTTATGCCAGGAGAGAGCGCAACTATTGGTATGAATCTCTACGATGACTTGGGTACCATGGTCACGAGTCCTGCTGTTTCTACACAGGGCAAATACATGCGCGAGGCTGGTACATTCACCTTCACCAACGAGACATTCGTATACATGGACACTGTCGTTGATGGTGAAATGATGTACGGATATTACAACCTACGTGATCAGCTTGGGGACACTGACTACAATACGGTCATGAGCTCTAGCTACATGACAGTTAGTGTGGCCTTTGATGGTACCGAGGTTGCCGGTGCAGAACCATGGATGTTCTTGTATGATTGGTATGACCACAACAATGATGGTATGCCTAACCTGTTCAATGCCTCCTATGCTAACGTCACGGAGCTAACACGGGTTACAAGTGCAAGCGATCCCAGCAACACCAATATGATGCCAGCTGCAGTTCCAACTGGTACGCTGGGTGATACAACTGATGGTAATGCAACACTGGTGATACACGATCCAGTGTTTGACGCCGATCCAACAGCAGCGGGTCACAACTTCACTTGTTCAGTGACCTACTGGGAAGAAGTCAACACCGGTATGATTACTGCTGTTGATGACACAACAGACACCAACACGTTCAATGTCACTCTTACCGCGCCTGCTGATGCCGAGCCTGGTATCCACCAGGGTTACTTCGAGATTGATGGCGGCGCTCTGAGGGTACCTTGGAGCTACATGGTTGTCAAGAACATCACAGCAGCTGAAGGCGATGTCAACGTAATTACCGACGGTTGGGGCGCTGAGCTCGAGCCATACGATCAAGCAATGTACGGTTGCATGGGCTCTGACCCAGACGACTGGGACTTCAGGACTTATGCTATCCACAACCCGAACGAAAATGCTACCCACCTTGGGTTCAGAACCGTTTGGGGTGCTACAGGCAACGCAATGCACATGTCTGTCTACGATTCTAATGGTACACTGCTTGCTGAGAACGGCGCTGAGTTTGCTACGAGCACAGCAGTCATCGCTGACATCAGTGACTATGGCGAAGGCATGTTCTACCTCATGGTGCACCCGACAGCTCTGAACGGCACAGTTTACATGCCGGTCAACTACACGATGCACGTGATGTGGTACGAGGAGCTGACCACACAGGATCTCCAGCTCACCTGGACATCCAATGATCAGACAACACCACAGACCCTAGAGGATGGCGATGTGGCTACAGGCGATCACGTTGTGGTGAACGCGACCTACCCAGAGTTCAACTTGCCTAACCTGCCAGAGTACGAGGTTACATCCATCATGTCAGAGTTCCTTTCAGGACTCTACGAGACTAGGACTGGAGACCTTGTCATTCCAACATCCGGGTACGATCCATTCTCAGGCGCCATCGAGCTTGATGAATTCGCTTGGGAGATTGTGGACGGTATCAAGGAAGGCGACACCGTGAAAATCACAGGTGATTTCACCAATGGTGACTGTGACTTTATGGTGTGGCAGTACGGCACAGACAACTCCACCTGGACCTACGGCAACAACTTGATGGCAGACGATATGGCCACTGGTGACGTACCTGAGAAGGGCCAGTTCACAGCCGACTTTACCGGAGCTATTGCTATCGGTATCTTCGACTATGATGGTCAGCCTGGACAATACGAAGTCACAGTCGATACACTGGCTGGTGACTCCGCAACTAATCCGGCTGGAGCAATGGTGACATACGACACCTACTACCTAGTCAAGAACGGTACATTCCAGGTCAGAATCTCAGCTACAACCGGTACTAACATCAATCTAGAAGTGATGAACGACGGCATTACTTTCAACAACTTCTTTGCCCCTGACATCACCGATGTAAGCGTGACCGGTAGCGGCGCTGAGAAGCTTATCGAGTGGACTCCATACGATCTTAATGCGGGCGACGAGCACGAGTTTGAGGTACTCGTCTCTGCAGATGGAGGCACGACCTATCAGCTGCTAGCCAAGGAGCTGACTGTGACCAACTACACTTGGGACTCAACTGGATTCGAGGAACTCGACACTTACAAGATTCAAGTTCGTGTCGTTGACAACGATCCATCGATCAATCGTACGATCTACGAGTTACCAGGAGGTAACTGGCCAGGCCTCACAGGTAGAGGCTTCTCCGATACCTTCTCGGCTGGTACGGTGACAGTCACTGAGCCTACTGAGACAACAACCACTACAACCCCGCCTGGTCCTGGACCAGTACCTATCGATCCACTCATTCTCGGTTTGGTTGCTGGTATCGGTGCTGGCGTCGTAGTTGTGCTGATTCTCTTCTTAGTGAAGAGAAGGTAG